A part of Desulfomicrobium escambiense DSM 10707 genomic DNA contains:
- a CDS encoding MBL fold metallo-hydrolase yields MTRAVLTVLVDNQAGFGCVAEHGYALWIDAGDRRILLDTGQGPALAENARILGVDLGSTDILALSHGHYDHTGAVPLVLSSAPQARLFCHSGVTEPRYSIRDGEARDIRMPMASMRALNALSVDRLLWSGESVPLGEGMGLSGFIPRRTDFEDTGGPFFFDPLGHRPDPIGDDQSLWIATDKGLVICTGCCHAGLVNTLMHLREVTGEERIRAVIGGLHLGAASPERLEKTARALRDMRVGLLVPCHCTGAAAAAWLADHLDCEVHTGYSGFRLDTADL; encoded by the coding sequence ATGACACGGGCCGTACTGACGGTACTCGTCGACAACCAGGCCGGCTTCGGCTGCGTGGCGGAGCACGGCTACGCCCTGTGGATCGACGCCGGCGACAGGCGGATTCTGCTGGACACCGGCCAGGGCCCTGCCCTGGCCGAAAACGCTCGCATTCTGGGCGTCGATCTGGGCAGCACGGACATCCTGGCCCTGAGCCACGGCCATTACGACCACACCGGCGCGGTGCCACTCGTTCTGTCCTCCGCGCCGCAGGCCAGGCTGTTCTGCCATTCCGGGGTGACCGAGCCGCGCTACAGCATCCGGGACGGTGAAGCCCGTGACATCCGCATGCCGATGGCGTCCATGCGCGCCCTGAACGCCTTGTCCGTGGATCGTCTGCTCTGGAGCGGCGAATCCGTGCCGCTTGGCGAGGGCATGGGGCTCAGCGGCTTCATCCCGCGCCGCACGGACTTCGAGGACACGGGGGGGCCGTTCTTCTTCGACCCCCTCGGCCACCGGCCCGACCCCATAGGCGACGACCAGTCCCTGTGGATCGCCACGGACAAGGGCCTCGTGATCTGCACGGGCTGCTGCCACGCGGGGCTGGTCAACACCCTCATGCACCTGCGTGAGGTCACGGGCGAGGAGCGCATCCGAGCCGTCATCGGCGGCCTGCACCTCGGCGCGGCCTCTCCGGAGCGTTTGGAGAAGACGGCCCGTGCCCTGCGCGACATGCGCGTGGGGCTCCTCGTGCCCTGCCACTGTACGGGCGCAGCCGCCGCGGCCTGGCTGGCGGACCACCTGGACTGCGAGGT